Part of the Oncorhynchus nerka isolate Pitt River linkage group LG14, Oner_Uvic_2.0, whole genome shotgun sequence genome is shown below.
gaggacctgcctttacaacaggtcTAGAAGCcgccagtccagcctctctcagcctattgcggacaggctgagcactgatggagggattgtgcgttcctggtgtaactaggGCAGTTGTTGttcccatcctgtacctgtcccacaggtgtgatgttcggatgtacccatcctgtgcaggtgttgttacacgtggtctgccactgcgaggaggatcagctgtccgtcctgtcttatgagtctcacagtacagacatttcaatttattaccctggccacatctgcagtcctcatgcctccttgcagcatgcctaaggcacgttcacgcagatgagcagggaccctttatttttatgtttttctgagtccgtagaaaggcctctttagtgtcctagttttcataactgtgaccttaattgcctaccatatgtaagctgttccacaggtgcatgttcattaattgtttatggttcattgaacaaacatgggaaacattgtttaaatcctttacaatgaagatctgtgaagttttgGAATTTtaccaattatctttgaaagacggggtcctgaaaaagggatgtttatttttttgctgagtttattaatCCTATTCCAAAAGGTGACAGTGACACCAGGTAAGGCAAGCGATAGGCAACAAGTCAGTTGATCAAATCTAATGAATGCATAAAATAGTCATGATAGAACATCACTATTTAAAACTTTCAGGGATACATAAAAGCACCCTCTTTTTCACAAATATGTCCAGCAACAGCTAAGATTGTATTAACACACACTTTTAGACTCACCATTTGAGAACTTGCACTGCTTGAGCACCTCGCTGAAGCCCTCACAGAGTTTCAGGTCGCTCTGGGTCTGAGCACACTCAATAAACTGCTTGAGCTCATATGAGCAGGATCCATGCTGTGGTGCAGGCTCCTGCTGGAACATGGACTGGGGCTGCTGCTGATACTGGGCTGGCTGGTACATGGGAGGTGGCTGTTGGTACTGCTGCTGGTACTGCTGGGGCTGCTCCTGAGAAACAAAGCATTGGAGGTTAGTGTTGATGTTATCAACTATTTAGATGCTCTTTAAGGCCTGGCACAGGGTATAATCCTAAATGGCTTATCCTCTCTCTGAATCACTCATACTCATCACTACTAACTGGGCTACATGACACAAAGCCACTTCAATCCCATGGCCCTGTCACTCACTGTGACTAAGCAGTGATCACCTACCTGGTAGGTGACATCAGGCTTGGCAGCCTCTTGGCTTCCTCCGCCCCCACCCATTCCTCCAGTCATTGCGTGGCCGATCATGTGCCCTGCGGCTGAGCCAACGGCTACCCCAGCGGCTGTGGTAGCCATCTGCGCAAACATGCCTGGCTGCCGGGGGGCAACAGCGGCTGGGGCAGCCATGGCGGACGGGGGGGCATGGGCAGGCGCTGGGGCGTAGGATGGAGGTGGTGCAGCCCTGGCCATGGGGGGTGGCGGTGGAGCCATCCTGTTTTTTAAGAGAGAGTGCGTTCATTACATGAGCAATCAAGTGACAACACTCAATCATGTGTCACTGAAGAACTTGAATTAAGTCCATGAACAGCATCAACCTCAGTAAATTATTCTGGGCCAATTCAGTAACATAGATCAAATTAAATTAGGGTAGTGTAAACATTAGCCTACCAGATatttattcagtacatttagttacTTGTCGTATTATTATTATCAGTTTCACCTAACGTCACCAGCAGTgtctagcaagctagctagtagTTGTGCCAGCTGCCTAGCTAGCTAGCCCAAAATACCATATTTATATCTAACTACTATATTTGTTATCTTGCTAACGTTAGATGACTATTATAACACCTTTGAAATACAGACACCACATGAAATATAGACTAGGGAAATTATACAAGCCTTGCGAGCAAGTAAAATCAGGCAACTAGCGTTAGTAAATTTAGCatcacgttagctagctggcaatGCGTTAATGTCATGACTTTGTCAATTTTCATACCGGGCTGGAGGGGCCATCCTTGACGTCCGGCTTCTGCTTCCTCTTGGCATTTTTGATAAAGATAGCTAGCTAGTCAAATATAACAAGAAAAGTACTTCGTATTTGAAGAAAGCAACTCAGTACAGTagctaatgtgtctgtgtctaatCGACCTTCGTAGGACTGAAAAGGACTGCTGTTCCGGAAGTTTCTAAGTGTCACGTCATATTTTGTACGTGTAACTTCCGGTGAATCTTTTGTAATCTGTTGTAATATGTAGCCTTTCATAATCATGACTCCGTGCCAAAAAAAACGTTACGTATGTAAGGCTAGCTCATGACGCTAAGCATTCTCTGATATATATTTTGTGGTTTAGCATATTAAGTTTTCGAGTGCTGAAAAAAATCTAATCTCCAGTGCCCAGTGAAGTTCTGGAAATGCAGTTTTTCtatctttccactagatgttgcccTTGGACATTGAATTTCCGTTTATGCAAGTGTGAAACTTTTTGGTGGGGAGTTAACAGTGCATTTGTATTTTCAATGTCAAAAACTTGAAATGGAagaagtattattattattagcattaGCATATTAATTTATTTATTCTAGCCTACATAGGCCAATATTTGTTTTTAAGTCAATTAAATAAAGCGTTGAATCCTAATGGTGGTGGAAGAGTTGGTGGTGGAGCAACCTGGACTCAGGTGTAG
Proteins encoded:
- the LOC115141787 gene encoding coiled-coil-helix-coiled-coil-helix domain-containing protein 2-like, coding for MPRGSRSRTSRMAPPARMAPPPPPMARAAPPPSYAPAPAHAPPSAMAAPAAVAPRQPGMFAQMATTAAGVAVGSAAGHMIGHAMTGGMGGGGGSQEAAKPDVTYQEQPQQYQQQYQQPPPMYQPAQYQQQPQSMFQQEPAPQHGSCSYELKQFIECAQTQSDLKLCEGFSEVLKQCKFSNGMS